A single region of the Triticum dicoccoides isolate Atlit2015 ecotype Zavitan chromosome 2B, WEW_v2.0, whole genome shotgun sequence genome encodes:
- the LOC119360363 gene encoding ABC transporter C family member 14-like, which produces MGGGGLPWWLVTTECTPPPSSSGSLAGTLAFIFLSPCPQRALLGTVDLLFLLASLLLVLAKRRGSGRAAPEHEALLPAPTAPSRPITSGHAIALGASAVFAAASAVLLAIAAFLLPPAAWLYAESAFLAAHCAAHAVAAWTVVDASRKPAAAIPPRHLRVFWIATALCAALFSASAAIRCAGGSPLFPDDVLALAGLLLSLPLLYIAVTTTCTLRDEGDGQDQNLSAAAATPYATASFLSRATFSWISPLVTKGHANDSLAAAGDVPPVSPAHSAEATYALLASNWPDAARKWRSPVGVALCLSFWPQLLLTAALGLVQLAAMYVGPSLIDRFVEFIRLGGTPWEGLRLVLILLVGKAVQTLASHHYNFQGQLLCMRIRGALLTALYRKSLRLSAGARRVHGAGGIVNYMQVDAWVVSGAMHGLHDLWLMPLQIAVALLLLYAYLGPAVLMTLVVIAAVAVVTVFANKLNMGYQFKFVEVRDSRVKALTEMLNHMRVIKLQAWEHTFGDKVREFRRAEVGWLKKMIFFECASTVVYSSGPVAMAALVFGTYLAARGELDAGKVFTATAFFRMLVGPMSSFPQTIAMSVQAFVSLGRLDKFLSDAEVDSAAVERLGSSGSRDEVAVKVQDGVFAWDVEGGEGEEKDVGGEEPVLKGVEMEVRKGELAAVVSTVGSGKSSLLSCIMGEMHKVSGKVSICGSTACVSQTAWIRNGTIQENILFGQPMHLDKYREIIHACCLEKDLEMMEFGDQTEIGERGINLSGGQKQRIQLATAVYQDCDIYLLDDIFSAVDAHTGSAIFKECLQGILKSKTVLLVTHQVDFLQNVDTIFVMKNGGIIQSGNYGHLLDSCPEFLALVAAHRSSMEASGVQGHNVQNTENCPATTVPQEPPSINSNSSNENSDANAVAPSTEAGSSKLIKEEEKESGQVSWHVYKLYVTEAWGWWGVLLILALSVLSEGSTMASNYWMSYETSGGTIFDISKFLWVYVSIVAVSIMFEFIAVLFQAFLGLKSAQAFFSKMLDSILRAPMSFFDTTPSGRILSRASEDQTKIDVYLLFFTGAGISMCISVASSIAVICQVAWPSVIAVLPLLLLNIWYRNRYIATSRELTRLQGVTKAPVIDHLTESFSGSPIIRCFGKEDEFCQKSLDMIDSNLRLSFHNYAASRWFGFRLELIGTLVLSITAFLMITLPSNFIKKEFVGMSLSYGLSLNSLVYHAISISCMIENDMVSVERVNQYSSLPSEATGALTDCLRPTRNWLQRGDIDIKDLEVRYRPNTPLILKGITISIRSGEKIGVVGRTGSGKSTLIQALFRLVEPVKGQIIVDGVDICTLGLHDLRSRFGVIPQEPALFEGTVRSNIDPIGQYSEAEIWQALERCQLKDTVAAKPEKLDAQVADMGENWSVGQRQLLCLGRVILKRSRVLFMDEATASVDSQTDATIQRIIREEFRECTVISIAHRVPTVMDSDRVLVLDAGLVKEFDTPSKLMGRPSVFGAMVQEYSSRSSQAT; this is translated from the exons ATGGGAGGAGGAGGACTCCCGTGGTGGCTGGTCACCACCGAGTgcacgccgccgccgtcgtcgtcaggCTCCCTCGCCGGCACCCTCGCCTTCATCTTCCTCTCGCCGTGTCCGCAGCGCGCGCTCCTcggcaccgtcgacctcctcttcctcctcgcctcGCTCCTCCTTGTCCTCGCCAAACGCCGAGGCTCCGGCCGCGCGGCGCCTGAGCACGAGGCGCTGCTGCCGGCGCCCACCGCGCCGTCGCGGCCCATCACAAGCGGTCATGCCATCGCGCTCGGCGCGTCCGCGGTCTTCGCCGCGGCGTCCGCCGTCCTCCTCGCGATCGCGGCCTTCCTCCTGCCGCCCGCGGCGTGGCTCTACGCGGAGTCCGCCTTCCTCGCCGCCCACTGCGCTGCGCACGCCGTGGCCGCGTGGACCGTGGTCGACGCTTCGCGGAAGCCGGCGGCCGCGATCCCTCCGAGGCACCTCCGCGTTTTCTGGATCGCAACCGCCCTCTGCGCCGCACTGTTCTCAGCCTCCGCGGCGATCCGCTGCGCCGGCGGCTCTccgctcttccccgatgacgtcctcgccttggcCGGCCTGCTCCTCTCGCTGCCTCTCCTGTACATTGCCGTCACCACCACCTGCACGTTACGCGATGAAGGGGACGGACAGGACCAAAACCTCAGCGCGGCTGCGGCGACGCCGTACGCCACCGCGTCATTCCTCTCGCGCGCGACCTTCAGCTGGATCAGCCCACTGGTCACCAAGGGGCACGCCAATGACTCCCTCGCCGCGGCCGGGGACGTGCCGCCGGTGTCGCCGGCCCACAGCGCCGAGGCGACGTACGCTCTGCTCGCGTCCAACTGGCCGGACGCGGCGCGGAAGTGGCGGAGCCCGGTGGGCGTCGCGCTCTGCCTTTCCTTCTGGCCGCAGCTCCTACTCACCGCCGCACTCGGCCTCGTCCAGCTCGCGGCCATGTATGTCGGCCCCTCGCTCATCGACCGCTTCGTCGAGTTCATCCGCCTCGGGGGCACGCCATGGGAGGGCCTCCGGCTAGTCCTCATTCTGCTCGTCGGCAAGGCGGTCCAGACGCTGGCTTCGCACCACTACAACTTCCAGGGGCAGCTCCTGTGCATGCGCATCCGCGGTGCGCTGCTCACGGCGCTGTACCGCAAGTCACTGCGGCTGTCCGCCGGCGCGCGCAGGGTGCACGGCGCCGGCGGCATCGTGAACTACATGCAGGTTGACGCCTGGGTCGTATCCGGCGCCATGCACGGGCTGCACGACCTCTGGCTGATGCCGCTGCAGATCGCGGTGGCGCTGCTCCTCCTGTATGCGTACCTCGGCCCGGCCGTGCTCATGACGCTCGTCGTGATCGCCGCGGTCGCCGTGGTCACCGTGTTCGCCAACAAGCTCAACATGGGCTACCAGTTCAAGTTCGTCGAGGTCCGCGACAGCCGCGTCAAGGCCCTGACAGAGATGCTCAACCACATGCGCGTGATCAAGCTGCAGGCGTGGGAGCATACATTCGGCGACAAGGTTCGGGAGTTCCGGCGGGCCGAGGTTGGGTGGCTGAAGAAGATGATATTCTTCGAGTGCGCCAGCACCGTGGTGTACTCCAGCGGGCCCGTCGCcatggccgcgctcgtcttcgggaCATACCTCGCCGCCAGAGGGGAGCTGGACGCTGGCAAggtgttcacggccaccgccttctTCCGCATGCTCGTAGGGCCCATGAGCAGCTTCCCGCAGACGATCGCCATGTCCGTGCAGGCGTTCGTGTCGCTCGGCAGGCTGGACAAGTTCCTGTCAGACGCCGAGGTTGACAGCGCCGCGGTGGAGCGTCTTGGCAGCAGCGGCTCCAGGGATGAGGTGGCCGTGAAGGTGCAAGACGGAGTGTTTGCATGGGACGTCGAGGGCGGTGAGGGCGAGGAGAAGGATGTCGGAGGGGAGGAGCCGGTGCTGAAAGGGGTCGAGATGGAGGTGAGGAAGGGCGAGCTCGCGGCGGTGGTCAGCACGGTCGGCTCCGGCAAGTCGTCGCTGCTGTCGTGCATCATGGGAGAAATGCACAAGGTGTCCGGCAAG GTTAGCATATGTGGGAGCACAGCATGTGTCAGTCAGACAGCTTGGatcagaaatggaaccattcaggAGAACATCTTATTTGGACAGCCAATGCATCTAGATAAGTACAGGGAAATCATACATGCTTGTTGCTTAGAGAAAGATCTAGAAATGATGGAATTCGGCGACCAGACTGAAATCGGAGAGCGTGGGATCAACCTCAGTGGTGGCCAGAAGCAACGGATCCAGTTGGCTACAGCAGTTTATCAAGATTGTGATATATATCTTCTTGACGACATATTCAGTGCGGTCGATGCTCATACTGGCTCAGCTATCTTCAAG GAATGTCTCCAGGGCATACTGAAGAGCAAGACTGTTTTGCTTGTTACTCACCAAGTGGATTTCTTGCAAAATGTGGATACTATATTT GTAATGAAAAATGGTGGGATTATTCAGTCAGGGAACTACGGTCACTTACTAGATTCTTGTCCAGAATTTTTAGCACTTGTGGCTGCTCACCGCAGTTCCATGGAAGCATCTGGGGTGCAAGGTCACAATGTTCAGAACACTGAGAATTGCCCAGCCACCACAGTACCACAAGAGCCCCCTTCTATTAACTCCAACTCCAGTAACGAAAACAGCGATGCAAATGCCGTTGCGCCGAGCACAGAAGCAGGTTCgtcgaagctgatcaaggaagaggagaaggagagTGGACAGGTAAGCTGGCATGTGTACAAGCTATACGTCACAGAAGCTTGGGGCTGGTGGGGAGTTCTGCTCATTCTAGCGTTGTCTGTGCTGTCAGAGGGCTCCACAATGGCAAGTAACTACTGGATGTCATATGAAACATCAGGGGGCACCATATTTGATATCTCAAAGTTTCTTTGGGTCTATGTTTCGATAGTCGCCGTTTCGATTATGTTTGAATTTATTGCCGTTCTTTTCCAAGCATTTTTGGGGCTTAAGTCAGCCCAGGCCTTTTTCAGCAAGATGTTAGACAGCATTCTGCGAGCTCCGATGTCATTTTTCGACACCACTCCTTCGGGCAGGATCCTAAGCCGG GCATCAGAGGACCAGACTAAAATAGACGTTTACCTTTTATTCTTTACGGGTGCCGGCATATCGATGTGCATTTCGGTGGCTAGCAGCATTGCCGTTATCTGTCAAGTAGCATGGCCATCAGTCATAGCAGTGCTTCCCCTACTGCTTCTTAACATTTGGTACCGG AATCGTTATATTGCAACATCCCGAGAGCTAACTCGCCTTCAAGGAGTAACAAAGGCACCGGTTATTGATCACCTCACCGAGTCCTTTTCGGGCTCTCCAATTATAAGGTGCTTCGGGAAAGAGGATGAATTTTGCCAAAAAAGCTTGGACATGATTGATTCGAATTTGCGCTTGTCTTTCCATAATTATGCAGCAAGTAGGTGGTTTGGGTTTCGCCTGGAGCTAATCGGCACACTTGTGTTGTCTATAACTGCTTTTCTCATGATCACTTTGCCTAGCAATTTCATCAAGAAAG AATTCGTCGGCATGTCTCTGTCCTACGGTCTTTCTCTCAACTCCTTGGTGTACCATGCAATTTCCATAAGTTGTATGATAGAAAATGATATGGTCTCTGTGGAGAGGGTGAATCAGTACAGTAGCCTTCCTTCTGAGGCAACAGGGGCTTTAACAGATTGTCTTCGTCCCACGCGAAATTGGCTCCAACGGGGAGACATTGACATAAAGGATCTAGAG GTCAGATATAGACCAAACACACCTCTAATCTTGAAAGGCATTACGATAAGCATCCGCAGTGGAGAGAAGATTGGTGTTGTGGGAAGGACTGGCAGTGGCAAGTCAACTTTGATCCAGGCGTTGTTCAGGCTTGTGGAGCCAGTGAAAGGCCAGATCATCGTCGACGGAGTCGACATTTGCACTCTGGGACTTCATGACCTGAGGTCTCGCTTCGGTGTGATTCCTCAGGAGCCTGCGCTCTTCGAAGGAACCGTGAGAAGCAACATTGACCCAATTGGGCAGTACTCCGAGGCTGAGATATGGCAG GCCCTTGAGCGTTGCCAGCTGAAAGACACAGTAGCTGCAAAACCTGAGAAGCTTGATGCACAAG